In Pyricularia oryzae 70-15 chromosome 2, whole genome shotgun sequence, one genomic interval encodes:
- a CDS encoding bromodomain containing 1, which translates to MPSAPSTPQRPTPARRRGRPRTSTSAARSSRVAVADTEPPPKKRRYIPGGPGGGGRFVDENGNEVPRPAGSSSAPRPRAAAGTPSTGKPRRSLAAGSTAVYPRRERSTRMRTATSRFEPDDEQFSSAAAITSAVIQSEGYKPREERGWEEFHPNLDIEATFMVFQSEDVDGTARPRPSTPKYAVPAASADTSTPKGASALKTQEDEEATKDAALVPPEGSQNSTTTPMTRRSRGRPSRDPLGVYGMRGADSTTPKVPKVLPIHNQTPKERLDLKQPSYRKTDRISLFESKTFGQARYVEKSMMNVGYQESDQYLRPERMLIKATDGNIEEDLEQLSAIAKVDGATTSPASNALGRVEYDMDEQDDMWLEKYNERRKEASLDTITREIFEIAITRIEKEWHALEKRIPKPNPKPPQTHRPRSSSAAAVNGETQAGEEQDSKCAICDDGDCENTNAIVFCDGCDLAVHQECYGVPFIPEGQWLCRKCQLIGRGVPTCIFCPNTDGAFKQTNSSKWAHLLCSMWIPEVSLGNHTFMEPVMDVEKVPKTRWKLTCYLCNQRMGACIQCGNKACYQAFHVTCGRRARLYLKMKNSQGALAVLDGNMVLKAFCDKHCPADYTKENNVAQATRDAKKFYKKMMKGRLWATSQDSAAELAATHRQALHDQPADDLQATGDNSVAAADKKRGQVQKCWWRLPSGAPVIPQSVLTIVEGAMQRFPFSKRKDFVAEACRYWTLKREARRGAALLKRLQLQMETFSSMELTRRDFSAMGQSGKARLERRIEFANMLIKDLEQLKTLSDEIVKRELDKLEAAELEQDFVDTVYFPIYKLLLPVIDKAFALDKSVFQEGLNGLQNRLDERHYTTTLAFAHDLCEVIHVGINSSTIKPDVVELSDRPEEGEALDVSPSKQGSGYVEARDRKRLGKRILKAVQPQLETALHAEADIANKPFEKLVKELEGMLEASLELRQASITVSQDENVAPEHNGEVAMVDAPDVDAGQIIVADHETRTTHHVDAQADVDRMQIDVAVDDAGNIEVDTSGVENAVVEVNGCASSTSSVAGQENQPTDLTKLDVHLTNGTPKQSGTPPADSNYMHPQLPSGPQPGPLTPPQSNGGLGAGGASGPADVLTDGGLPWYLKSFHVDGTSAAEDKWAGRDAVRSLSEDLTDMDEEELNGLEFDVEDSTITASPVNASSSGPMLSTRKRSISSVRHRKGVRTSARRR; encoded by the exons ATGCCTTCTGCACCGTCGACCCCGCAGCGTCCCACGCCGGCGCGCCGACGCGGTCGACCGCGCACCTCAACCTCAGCCGCGCGATCTAGCCGCGTTGCCGTCGCTGACACGGAACCTCCTCCAAAGAAGCGCCGGTATATCCCCGGTGGtcccggcggcggtggcaggTTCGTCGACGAGAATGGCAACGAGGTTCCGAGACCAGCCGGCTCATCCAGCGCCCCGAGGCCccgtgccgccgccggcacccCATCCACGGGCAAGCCCCGGCGATCTCTAGCTGCCGGTTCAACCGCCGTATACCCAAGGAGAGAGCGCAGCACCAGGATGCGGACGGCAACAAGCAGGTTCGAGCCCGATGACGAACAGTTCAgctctgctgctgccatcACCAGCGCCGTCATCCAAAGCGAAGGCTATAAACCCCGAGAAGAGAGGGGCTGGGAAGAGTTTCACCCAAATCTAGATATTGAGGCAACGTTCATGGTCTTCCAGTCCGAAGATGTCGATGGAACTGCGAGACCGAGGCCTAGTACGCCAAAATATGCAGTCCCCGCAGCTTCTGCCGATACATCGACCCCCAAGGGCGCATCGGCCCTCAAGACCCAAGAGGACGAAGAAGCAACAAAAGACGCCGCACTAGTTCCACCAGAGGGGAGCCAGAACAGCACAACAACACCCATGACAAGAAGGAGCAGGGGAAGGCCATCTCGAGACCCCCTTGGCGTCTATGGCATGCGTGGGGCCGACTCCACCACACCCAAAGTCCCCAAAGTGCTTCCTATACATAACCAGACACCCAAGGAGCGGCTTGATCTCAAACAGCCATCATACCGGAAAACAGATCGGATATCATTGTTCGAAAGCAAAACTTTCGGTCAGGCCCGATATGTCGAGAAGTCGATGATGAACGTGGGATACCAGGAGAGTGACCAGTACCTCCGCCCAGAGAGGATGTTGATAAAAGCCACCGATGGGAACATTGAGGAAGACCTGGAACAACTGTCTGCCATTGCAAAAGTTGATGGTGCCACTACGAGCCCGGCGTCAAACGCCCTTGGTCGAGTCGAGTACGACATGGACGAGCAAGACGACATGTGGCTGGAGAAGTACAATGAGCGTCGGAAAGAAGCGAGCCTAGACACCATCACTCGCGAAATATTCGAGATTGCCATCACGAGAATAGAAAAGGAGTGGCATGCTCTCGAGAAGAGAATACCAaagccaaaccccaaacctCCCCAGACACACCGGCCAAGATCAAGTTCGGCTGCGGCTGTTAATGGCGAGACGCAAGCGGGAGAAGAGCAGGATAGCAAATGTGCCATATGCGACGATGGGGACTGCGAAAACACAAACGCCATCGTCTTCTGCGACGGATGCGATCTCGCGGTTCACCAGGAGTGTTATGGTGTGCCTTTTATCCCGGAGGGCCAGTGGCTGTGCAGGAAGTGCCAGCTTATTGGTCGGGGAGTTCCG ACGTGTATCTTCTGTCCGAATACGGATGGCGCGTTTAAGCAGACTAACTCGTCCAAATGGGCACATCTGCTGTGTTCAATGTGGATTCCAGAGGTTTCTCTGGGTAATCACACGTTTATGGAACCTGTGATGGATGTGGAAAAGGTGCCTAAAACCCGGTGGAAGCTAACGTGCTACCTATGCAACCAACGGATGGGAGCTTGCATCCAATGCGGTAACAAGGCATGTTACCAGGCATTCCATGTGACCTGCGGGAGACGGGCACGACTGTACCTCAAGATGAAGAACAGCCAAGGCGCCTTGGCCGTGCTTGATGGCAACATGGTTCTCAAGGCATTCTGCGACAAGCACTGTCCAGCAGACTACACCAAGGAGAACAACGTCGCACAGGCTACCAGGGATGCGAAGAAGTTCTACAAGAAGATGATGAAAGGGCGGCTCTGGGCAACAAGTCAGGATTCTGCTGCCGAGCTCGCCGCTACACATCGACAAGCGCTACATGACCAACCCGCAGACGATCTGCAGGCAACGGGAGACAACTCAGTTGCTGCTGCAGACAAGAAGCGAGGCCAAGTGCAAAAGTGCTGGTGGAGGTTACCTTCAGGGGCCCCCGTAATACCTCAATCCGTTCTTACTATCGTCGAGGGAGCCATGCAACGATTTCCATTCAGTAAGAGAAAGGACTTTGTAGCAGAGGCATGCAGATACTGGACGCTGAAGCGAGAAGCGCGTAGAGGCGCCGCTCTGCTAAAGCGTCTACAACTTCAGATGGAGACATTCTCTTCGATGGAGCTTACCAGGCGTGATTTCAGCGCCATGGGTCAATCAGGCAAGGCCCGGCTGGAGAGACGAATCGAGTTTGCCAACATGCTTATCAAGGATCTAGAACAGCTCAAGACACTCTCTGACGAGATTGTGAAGCGTGAGCTGGACAAGCTCGAGGCGGCGGAGCTGGAACAAGACTTTGTCGACACTGTTTACTTCCCGATCTACAAGCTACTGCTACCTGTTATTGACAAGGCATTTGC CCTTGATAAAAGTGTCTTCCAAGAAGGTCTGAATGGACTGCAGAACAGACTCGACGAGAGACATTACACCACGACTCTGGCTTTCGCGCATGATTTGTGTGAGGTGATTCATGTGGGCATCAACTCAAGCACAATCAAGCCAGATGTGGTTGAATTGTCCGACAGACCAGAAGAGGGAGAGGCACTTGATGTTTCTCCATCTAAACAAGGCTCCGGCTATGTAGAGGCTAGAGACCGCAAACGACTGGGCAAGAGGATTCTTAAGGCAGTCCAGCCCCAGCTCGAAACAGCTCTTCATGCTGAAGCGGACATTGCCAATAAACCCTTCGAAAAGCTCGTCAAGGAACTCGAAGGCATGCTGGAAGCCAGCCTCGAGCTTAGACAAGCATCGATCACGGTCTCACAGGACGAAAACGTAGCGCCAGAGCATAATGGGGAGGTTGCAATGGTGGACGCCCCTGACGTCGATGCGGGCCAGATAATAGTGGCCGATCATGAGACCCGGACGACACATCATGTTGACGCTCAGGCTGATGTCGACAGGATGCAGATCGACGTCGCTGTCGATGACGCTGGTAATATCGAAGTCGACACCTCGGGCGTTGAAAATGCTGTGGTAGAAGTCAACGGCTGTGCCTCGTCAACTTCGTCGGTTGCAGGACAGGAGAATCAGCCAACCGACCTCACCAAACTCGACGTGCACCTGACCAACGGAACTCCTAAACAATCAGGTACGCCGCCGGCGGACAGCAACTACATGCACCCCCAACTCCCGTCAGGTCCGCAACCTGGCCCGCTCACGCCGCCGCAGTCCAACGGTGGCCTGGGTGCTGGAGGGGCTTCCGGTCCTGCCGACGTGCTTACAGACGGTGGGCTTCCATGGTATCTGAAATCCTTCCATGTCGACGGAACGTCGGCGGCCGAGGACAAGTGGGCAGGGCGAGACGCGGTGCGCAGCCTCAGCGAGGACCTCACAGATATGGACGAAGAGGAGCTCAATGGGCTCGAGTTCGACGTCGAGGATAGCACTATTACCGCGTCACCGGTGAACGCGAGCAGCAGTGGACCTATGCTGTCGACACGGAAGAGGAGTATCAGTAGTGTCAGGCACAGAAAGGGAGTGAGAACTTCGGCTAGGAGACGATGA
- a CDS encoding guanine nucleotide-binding protein subunit gamma gives MPQYTSRDMGDPSQIRRNKQSMADLKLRRLTELNSRLKEDLERERIPVSQASKSIIAYCNSTRDYMVPSVWGAVPKGEDPYAPQQNGGCCLVM, from the exons ATGCCCCAATACACGTCAAGAGATATGGGAGACCCATCCCAGATCAGGAGAAACAAGCAGAGTATGGCCGATCTCAAGCTGCGCCGATTGACCGAACTCAACAGCCGACTCAAGGAGGACCTGGAAAGGGaacgaattcctgtcagccAGGCTTCTAAAAG CATAATTGCCTACTGCAACAGCACTAGGGACTACATGGTACCTTCTGTCTGGGGAGCAGTACCCAAGGGCGAGGATCCTTACGCTCCACAACAGAACGGCGGGTGCTGTCTAGTCATGTAA
- a CDS encoding beta-glucosidase A, translated as MGCSFSSPSSKSSSQPPAHPAPKPESKSRSTTNIDNMSLPKDFLWGFATASYQIEGAIDKDGRGPSIWDTFTAIPGKVADGSSGVTACDSYNRTQEDIDLLKSVGAQSYRFSISWSRIIPIGGRNDPINQKGIDHYVKFVDDLLEAGITPLITLFHWDLPDGLDKRYGGLLNREEFPLDFEHYARVMFKAIPKCKHWITFNEPWCSSILAYSVGQFAPGRCSDRSKSPVGDSSREPWIVGHNLLVAHGRAVKVYREEFKAQDKGEIGITLNGDATFPWDPEDPRDVDAANRKIEFAISWFADPIYFGEYPVSMRKQLGDRLPTFTEEEKALVKGSNDFYGMNCYTANYIRHKEGEPAEDDYLGNLEQLFYNKAGECIGPETQSPWLRPNAQGFRELLVWLSKRYNYPKILVTENGTSVKGENDMPLEKILEDDFRVQYYDDYVKALAKAYSEDGVNVRGYSAWSLMDNFEWAEGYETRFGVTFVDYENGQKRYPKKSAKAMKPLFDSLIEKD; from the exons ATGGGTTGTTCGTTTAGTTCCCCCAGCTCTAAGTCAAGCTCTCAGCCTCCTGCTCACCCTGCTCCCAAACCGGAGTCTAAGAGCAGGAGCACAACCAACATCGACAACATGTCTCTTCCCAAGGATTTCCTTTGGGGCTTCGCGACAGCGTC ATACCAGATCGAGGGTGCTATCGACAAGGATGGTCGTGGGCCGTCCATTTGGGATACATTTACTGCAATTCCGGGTAAGGTCGCAGACGGCAGCTCGGGTGTGACGGCATGCGACTCATACAACAGGACGCAGGAGGACATTGACCTGCTCAAGTCTGTTGGTGCCCAGTCGTATCGCTTTTCCATCTCGTGGTCGAGGATTATCCCCATTGGTGGCCGTAATGACCCCATCAACCAGAAGGGCATCGACCACTACGTCAAGTTCGTAGACGACCTGCTCGAGGCCGGCATCACGCCACTCATCACCCTCTTCCACTGGGATCTGCCGGATGGATTGGACAAGCGGTACGGTGGGTTGCTGAACAGGGAAGAGTTCCCCTTGGACTTTGAGCACTATGCACGCGTCATGTTCAAGGCCATTCCCAAGTGCAAACACTGGATCACCTTCAACGAGCCGTGGTGCTCGTCCATTCTCGCCTACAGCGTTGGTCAGTTTGCGCCTGGCCGCTGCTCCGACCGCAGCAAGTCGCCTGTCGGCGACAGCTCTCGGGAGCCCTGGATTGTGGGCCACAACCTTCTGGTGGCCCACGGTCGTGCCGTCAAGGTGTACAGGGAAGAATTCAAGGCGCAGGACAAGGGTGAGATTGGTATCACGTTGAATGGCGACGCCACCTTCCCCTGGGATCCCGAAGACCCCAGGGACGTCGATGCAGCCAACCGCAAGATCGAGTTCGCCATCTCGTGGTTTGCCGACCCCATCTACTTTGGCGAGTATCCAGTCTCGATGCGTAAGCAGCTTGGCGACCGTCTGCCCACTTTcacggaggaggagaaggctTTAGTCAAGGGTTCAAACGACTTTTATGGAATGAACTGCTACACGGCCAACTACATCAGGCACAAGGAAGGAGAGCCGGCCGAGGACGATTACCTTGGAAACCTGGAACAGTTGTTCTACAACAAGGCGGGCGAATGCATCGGCCCGGAGACACAGTCACCGTGGCTTCGTCCAAACGCACAAGGGTTCCGAGAGCTGCTCGTTTGGCTCAGCAAGCGTTACAACTACCCCAAGATCTTGGTTACGGAGAATGGCACGTCGGTCAAGGGCGAGAACGATATGCCGCTCGAGAAGATCCTCGAGGATGACTTCCGGGTCCAGTACTACGACGATTATGTCAAGGCTTTGGCCAAGGCTTATTCCGAGGATGGTGTAAACGTCCGCGGGTACTCAGCTTGGTCGTTGATGGACAACTTTGAGTGGGCCGAGGGCTACGAGACCAG GTTTGGTGTCACCTTTGTCGACTACGAGAACGGCCAGAAGCGTTACCCCAAGAAGAGCGCCAAGGCAATGAAGCCGTTGTTTGACAGCCTCATCGAAAAAGACTAG
- a CDS encoding serine/threonine-protein phosphatase PP1, producing MADQHDVDLDSIIDRLLEVRGSRPGKQVQLLEAEIRYLCTKAREIFISQPILLELEAPIKICGDIHGQYYDLLRLFEYGGFPPEANYLFLGDYVDRGKQSLETICLLLAYKIKYPENFFILRGNHECASINRIYGFYDECKRRYNIKLWKTFTDCFNCLPIAAIIDEKIFTMHGGLSPDLNSMEQIRRVMRPTDIPDCGLLCDLLWSDPDKDITGWSENDRGVSFTFGPDVVSRFLQKHDMDLICRAHQVVEDGYEFFSKRQLVTLFSAPNYCGEFDNAGAMMSVDESLLCSFQILKPAEKKQKFGRGR from the exons ATGGCGGATCAACACGACGTCGACCTCGACTCGATTATCGACCGTCTGCTCGAGGTCCGAGGCAGCCGCCCGGGAAAGCAAGTCCAGCTTCTCGAAGCTGAGATTAGATACCTGTGCACCAAGGCCCGGGAGATTTTTATCTCACAGCCTATCCTGCTTGAACTCGAAGCTCCTATCAAG ATTTGCGGCGATATACACGGGCAGTACTATGACTTGCTGAGACTTTTTGAGTACGGCGGTTTCCCCCCGGAAGCCAACTACCTGTTCCTCGGTGACTACGTTGATCGTGGCAAGCAGTCCCTGGAGACTATTTGCCTTTTGCTCGCGTACAAGATCAAGTACCCGGAAAACTTCTTCATCCTGCGCGGCAACCACGAGTGTGCCTCAATCAATCGTATCTACGGCTTTTACGATGAGTGCAAGCGTCGGTATAACATCAAGTTATGGAAGACATTCACCGACTGCTTCAACTGCCTCCCGATCGCTGCCATCATTGACGAGAAGATCTTCACCATGCATGGCGGCTTGAGTCCGGACTTGAACTCCATGGAGCAGATTCGCCGTGTTATGCGCCCGACGGAC ATCCCCGACTGCGGCCTGCTATGTGACCTACTTTGGTCCGATCCTGACAAGGACATTACTGGCTGGAGCGAGAATGACCGTGGTGTTTCGTTCACCTTTGGTCCCGACGTTGTTTCGCGATTCCTGCAGAAACACGACATGGACTTGATCTGCCGTGCCCACCAAGTCGTCGAGGACGGATACGAGTTTTTCTCGAAACGACAACTGGTAACTCTGTTCAGCGCACCCAACTACTGTGGCGAGTTCGACAACGCGGGTGCCATGATGTCCGTGGACGAGAGTTTGCTGTGCTCATTCCAG ATTCTTAAGCCAGCtgagaagaaacaaaa GTTCGGACGCGGTCGCTAG
- a CDS encoding eukaryotic translation initiation factor 3 subunit A, with protein sequence MPPPPHQKPENVLKRAHELIGVNQAPAALTLLHEHITSKRSRNVPIASLEPVMVLLVELSVEQKKGKLAKDALYQYKNIAQNTNVGTIELVLKKFIELAAGKVTAAQQKADEVQSSIEATNSTSVDDLEATETPESILLATVSGEQSRDRTDRAIVTPWLKFLWEAYRTVLDILRNNARLELLYQSTAMQAFEFCLKYIRKTEFRRLCELLRNHVQTAAKYSTQMHAINLNDPDTLQRHLETRFQQLNVAVELELWQEAFRSVEDIHTLLNLSKRPPKNIMMANYYEKLTRIFLVGENYLFHAAAWSRYYSLLRQSAAVVASGQGKKADNPPATPADLQKAASFVLLSALSIPVISTTRSRGAMVDFDEAKKNKNSRLTHLLNMSQAPTRAVLFKDAMSKSLLNQARPEIRDLYNILEVDFHPLSICKKISPILAQIGADEDMKKYVLPLQQVILTRLFQQLSQVYETVDLEFVESLAQFPEPFQVTRATVEKFIMNGNKKGDLSIRMDHGTGVLSFDTDIFSSSKASHSGSAAGSAEAEGGSVQRLQRTPSEIVRSQLVRLGRALYTTCYYVDPSFNESRVKAREAALARAKAGAEKEHREILARKDIIQKRKEEASDLQAKREKENAKIKRMREQALLEAEQQRLAEEQKERERKRKEKEMQEIRKQEAESLIKDLKIGPNALDVSAEDLANLDTSQIRAIKVAQLEREKNDINEKLRITGKRLDHLERAYRKEEVKKLHEDYESQKKRDLDAYSKIKEETLKESKIKHEESVELKHRLSRLMPFYEEFRANLQERRRDEFEKRRRDAERELEKQIAQRKKEYREKKLREKRQREEEERQLREAEERAAKEKEEQKRREEARKEELARAKAQREAERQEMAEKAALQARREEEALERRKREKEKLASAPPASAAPVRASESAGGPPRLNLAGAGGKPSWRDRVPSSNVGAAPSERSERPSERPAPARTGTPMERTDSNDRAGGPPRLNLARADGAKPSWREREQAKASGGPERDLPPSRAASGRGPPMHRTDSGRGENGRDESPAPPRDSLTASGAPGKYVPRWKRENAGN encoded by the exons ATG CCTCCTCCACCGCATCAAAAACCTGAAAATGTCCTCAAGCGCGCCCATGAGCTCATCGGCGTCAACCAGGCCCCTGCCGCCCTGACTTTACTCCATGAGCATATAACCTCTAAGCGCTCCCGAAATGTTCCCATCGCCTCGCTGGAGCCGGTTATGGTGCTCCTGGTTGAGCTTTCTGTGGAGCAGAAGAAGGGAAAGCTGGCCAAGGATGCGCTGTACCAGTACAAGAACATCGCACAAAACACAAATGTCGGCACGATAGAG CTTGTTTTGAAAAAATTCATCGAGCTCGCCGCAGGCAAGGTCACCGCCGCTCAGCAAAAGGCCGATGAAGTCCAGTCTTCTATCGAGGCCACTAACTCCACAAGCGTCGACGACCTCGAAGCTACCGAGACCCCAGAGTCGATTCTTCTTGCAACTGTTTCCGGTGAGCAGTCGCGCGACCGTACCGATCGTGCCATTGTCACCCCGTGGCTGAAGTTTTTGTGGGAGGCCTACCGCACTGTTCTCGACATTCTCCGCAACAATGCTCGTCTTGAGCTTCTATACCAGAGCACTGCCATGCAGGCCTTTGAATTTTGCCTGAAGTACATCAGGAAGACCGAGTTCCGCCGCCTCTGCGAGCTTCTTCGCAACCACGTTCAGACTGCCGCCAAGTACTCAACTCAGATGCACGCTATCAACCTGAACGACCCAGATACTCTTCAAAGACACTTGGAAACCCGCTTCCAGCAGCTCAACGTCGCTGTTGAGCTCGAACTCTGGCAGGAGGCTTTCCGCAGTGTGGAGGACATCCACACCCTGCTGAATCTGAGCAAGCGCCCGCCGAAGAACATCATGATGGCCAACTACTACGAGAAGCTCACCCGTATCTTCCTCGTTGGCGAGAACTACCTTTTTCACGCGGCCGCTTGGTCCCGTTATTACTCTCTCCTCCGTCAGTCGGCTGCCGTGGTTGCCAGCGGCCAAGGCAAGAAGGCTGATAACCCACCTGCTACACCAGCAGACCTCCAGAAGGCTGCCTCTTTTGTTTTGCTGTCCGCTCTATCCATTCCCGTGATCAGCACGACCCGTTCTCGTGGTGCAATGGTGGATTTTGATGAagccaagaagaacaagaactCGCGTTTGACGCATTTGCTCAACATGTCCCAGGCCCCCACGCGTGCTGTTCTTTTCAAGGACGCCATGTCCAAGTCTTTACTCAACCAGGCTCGTCCCGAGATCCGTGACCTGTACAACATACTCGAAGTTGATTTCCATCCCCTTTCAATTTGCAAGAAGATCTCGCCCATTCTTGCCCAGATTGGTGCCGATGAGGATATGAAGAAGTACGTGCTGCCTCTGCAGCAGGTCATTCTTACTAGGCTCTTCCAGCAGCTTTCTCAGGTCTACGAGACTGTAGATCTTGAGTTCGTCGAGAGCCTGGCCCAGTTCCCCGAGCCGTTCCAGGTGACTCGCGCAACTGTGGAAAAGTTCATCATGAACGGCAACAAGAAGGGAGATCTTTCAATCCGTATGGACCATGGTACAGGAGTTCTGAGCTTCGACACGGATATCTTCTCATCCTCCAAGGCGTCTCACTCAGGCTCTGCGGCTGGTTCGGCAGAGGCCGAGGGCGGTTCCGTTCAGAGACTCCAGAGGACTCCCTCTGAGATTGTTAGGTCACAGCTTGTTCGCCTTGGCCGGGCCTTGTATACGACATGCTACTACGTCGATCCCTCATTTAACGAGTCTCGTGTTAAGGCCCGCGAGGCTGCATTGGCGCGGGCCAAGGCCGGTGCTGAGAAGGAACACCGTGAGATCCTGGCACGAAAGGATATTATCCAGAAGCGCAAAGAGGAGGCTTCGGACCTGCAGGCCAAACGCGAGAAGGAGAACGCTAAGATCAAGCGGATGCGTGAGCAAGCACTCCTGGAGGCGGAGCAGCAACGCCTGGCGGAGGAGCAGAAGGAGCGTGAACGCAAgcgcaaggagaaggagatgCAGGAGATCCGCAAGCAGGAGGCAGAGAGTCTCATCAAGGATCTCAAGATTGGTCCCAATGCTCTGGATGTCAGCGCCGAAGACTTGGCAAATCTCGACACCTCGCAGATTCGCGCCATCAAGGTTGCCCAGCTTGAGCGAGAGAAGAATGATATCAACGAGAAGCTTCGTATTACTGGCAAGCGTCTGGACCACCTCGAACGTGCGTACCGCAAGGAAGAGGTTAAGAAGCTTCACGAGGATTACGAGAGCCAGAAGAAGCGTGATCTGGATGCCTACAGCAAGATAAAGGAAGAGACTTTGAAGGAGTCCAAGATCAAGCACGAGGAGAGTGTGGAGCTGAAGCACCGTCTCAGCCGTCTGATGCCTTTCTACGAAGAATTCCGCGCCAACCTGCAGGAGAGGCGTCGGGACGAGTTCGAGAAGCGCCGCCGTGACGCCGAAAGGGAGCTCGAGAAGCAGATTGCTCAACGCAAGAAGGAGTACCGCGAGAAGAAGTTGCGCGAGAAGAGGCagcgggaggaggaggagcgacAGCTCCGGGAAGCCGAGGAGCGTGCTgcaaaggagaaggaggagcaGAAGAGGCGCGAGGAGGCTCGCAAGGAGGAGCTTGCACGTGCCAAGGCTCAACGCGAGGCCGAGAGGCAAGAGATGGCCGAGAAGGCTGCTCTGCAAGCCCGCAGAGAAGAGGAAGCCCTCGAGAGGAGAAAGAGGGAAAAGGAGAAGTTGGCCTCGGCGCCCCCGGCATCGGCCGCGCCTGTCAGGGCCTCGGAGTCTGCTGGCGGCCCGCCTCGCCTCAACTTGGCTGGTGCAGGTGGCAAGCCCAGCTGGCGTGACAGGGTCCCATCTTCAAACGTCGGAGCCGCTCCCTCGGAGCGTTCTGAGCGTCCCTCGGAGCGCCCTGCTCCTGCCCGAACTGGTACCCCCATGGAGCGCACTGATTCAAACGATCGTGCTGGTGGTCCGCCCCGGCTTAACCTTGCTCGTGCTGACGGTGCCAAGCCCAGCTGGCGTGAACGTGAGCAGGCCAAGGCTAGCGGTGGCCCTGAGCGGGATCTTCCTCCCAGCAGGGCGGCTTCTGGAAGGGGCCCACCGATGCACAGGACCGATTCGGGCCGTGGAGAGAACGGCAGGGACGAGTCGCCGGCGCCCCCCAGAGATTCATTGACGGCTTCTGGAGCACCAGGCAAGTACGTGCCGCGGTGGAAGCGTGAGAATGCCGGGAACTAG